A single region of the Glycine max cultivar Williams 82 chromosome 20, Glycine_max_v4.0, whole genome shotgun sequence genome encodes:
- the LOC100527845 gene encoding uncharacterized protein, with protein sequence MVSLEPIEGNLRSSDPPSSPRISFSAEFLDENNFISISPNAEYERDQEKERERARNAAEFEFLSNNTSSNNTVLTADELFFEGKLLPFWQMQHLEKLSKINLKTKEGEEEELEEEVIVVSNNNKEDSNSNSNSRVNWFVDDDPSPRPPKCTVLWKELLRLKKQRASSLSPSSSSSSSSSSASSLGDVAAKEGKEGSRSSNKEQHVKRVKKGLERARSATIRIRPMINVPICTQVKSSALPPLFPLKKGKLER encoded by the exons atggtttcccTTGAACCTATTGAGGGCAACCTCAGATCTAGCGACCCACCTTCAAGTCCTAGAATATCTTTCTCAGCAGAGTTCTTAGATGAGAACAACTTCATCTCCATCAGTCCAAATGCCGAGTATGAGAGAGATCAAGAGAAGGAACGTGAGAGAGCAAGGAATGCTGCTGAGTTTGAGTTCCTTTCAAACAACACGAGCAGCAACAACACAGTGTTAACTGCTGACGAGCTTTTCTTTGAAGGGAAGCTCCTACCCTTTTGGCAGATGCAGCATCTAGAGAAGCTCAGCAAGATCAACCTCAAAACCAAAGAGGGAGAGGAAGAGGAGTTAGAAGAGGAAGTAATAGTGGTGAGCAACAATAACAAAGAGGATagtaatagtaatagtaatagtAGAGTAAATTGGTTTGTGGATGATGACCCATCTCCAAGGCCACCAAAGTGCACTGTTCTATGGAAAGAGTTGTTGAGGTTGAAGAAGCAACGTGCTTCTTCTTTGTcaccctcttcttcttcctcatcttcttcctcttctgcaAGCTCACTTGGTGATGTGGCTGCCAAAGAAGGGAAAGAAGGGTCAAGGAGTAGTAACAAAGAGCAGCATGTGAAGAGGGTAAAGAAAGGGTTGGAGAGAGCAAGGTCAGCTACTATTAGAATTAGACCAATGATTAACGTGCCAATTTGCACACAGGTCAAAAGCAGTGCCTTGCCTCCTCTTTTCCCactcaagaaaggaaaattagagag ATAG
- the LOC100797811 gene encoding cyclin family protein has protein sequence MSFVRNYQAEDCSLHSGYWSTFDGNNFGNSNRKRSRNNYYNRNCNIYNDNRTKFGDHGCNFNFYTADHANYVRYDAVPSSLKRRKYSVPAWQESQQYYVPPMVHDNIPSSYNFQGPPTRSDGDASTSASCKRDCSIFEDDKPVFMSRDEIDRHSPSRKDGIDVHHETHLRYSYCAFLQNLGMRLELPQNIIGTAMVLCHRFFVRQSHACHDRFLIATAALFLTAKSEEAPRPLNNILRTSSEILHKQDFALLSYRFPVDWFEQYRERVLEAEQLILTTLNFELNVQHPYVPLTSVLNKLGLSKTVLVNLALNLVSEGIFTRLACWPV, from the exons ATGTCTTTTGTGCGGAATTATCAAGCAGAAGATTGTAGTTTACATAGTGGTTACTGGTCCACCTTTGATGGAAACAACTTTGGCAACAGCAATAGGAAAAGAAGCAGGAACAATTATTATAACAGGAACTGTAACATTTACAATGACAACCGGACAAAATTTGGGGACCATGGTTGCAACTTTAATTTTTACACAGCTGATCATGCTAATTATGTTAGATATGATGCTGTTCCATCATCtttgaaaaggagaaaatattcAGTGCCTGCTTGGCAAGAAAGCCAGCAATACTATGTTCCACCCATGGTCCATGACAATATCCCTTCATCCTATAATTTCCAAGGTCCTCCTACAAGATCTGATGGTGATGCCTCTACATCAGCTAGCTGCAAGCGTGATTGCTCTATTTTTGAAGATGATAAGCCTGTCTTCATGTCTAGGGACGAAATTGATAGACACTCTCCATCAAGAAAAGATGGTATTGATGTACATCATGAGACACACTTGCGGTACTCCTATTGTGCCTTCCTTCAGAATCTTGGAATGCGTCTTGAGCT GCCTCAAAACATCATTGGGACAGCTATGGTTCTGTGCCACCGTTTCTTTGTTCGACAATCACATGCTTGCCATGATAGATTT TTGATTGCTACTGCTGCTCTTTTTCTTACTGCAAAGTCAGAGGAAGCTCCACGTCCTTTGAATAACATATTGAGAACATCCAGtgaaattttacataaacaagATTTTGCTTTGTTGTCCTACCGGTTTCCTGTT GATTGGTTTGAACAGTATCGGGAGCGGGTGCTTGAGGCTGAACAACTGATACTTACTACTCTAAATTTTGAACTCAATGTGCAACATCCATATGTACCTCTTACATCTGTTCTTAACAAATTAGGTCTATCAAAGACTGTTTTGGTGAATCTGGCATTAAACTTGGTCAGTGAAGG GATCTTCACAAGATTAGCGTGCTGGCCTGTATGA
- the LOC100797811 gene encoding cyclin family protein isoform X1, with amino-acid sequence MSFVRNYQAEDCSLHSGYWSTFDGNNFGNSNRKRSRNNYYNRNCNIYNDNRTKFGDHGCNFNFYTADHANYVRYDAVPSSLKRRKYSVPAWQESQQYYVPPMVHDNIPSSYNFQGPPTRSDGDASTSASCKRDCSIFEDDKPVFMSRDEIDRHSPSRKDGIDVHHETHLRYSYCAFLQNLGMRLELPQNIIGTAMVLCHRFFVRQSHACHDRFLIATAALFLTAKSEEAPRPLNNILRTSSEILHKQDFALLSYRFPVDWFEQYRERVLEAEQLILTTLNFELNVQHPYVPLTSVLNKLGLSKTVLVNLALNLVSEGLRSSLWLQFKPHHIAAGAAYLAAKFLNMDLAAYQNIWQEFQTTPSILQAVSQQLMELF; translated from the exons ATGTCTTTTGTGCGGAATTATCAAGCAGAAGATTGTAGTTTACATAGTGGTTACTGGTCCACCTTTGATGGAAACAACTTTGGCAACAGCAATAGGAAAAGAAGCAGGAACAATTATTATAACAGGAACTGTAACATTTACAATGACAACCGGACAAAATTTGGGGACCATGGTTGCAACTTTAATTTTTACACAGCTGATCATGCTAATTATGTTAGATATGATGCTGTTCCATCATCtttgaaaaggagaaaatattcAGTGCCTGCTTGGCAAGAAAGCCAGCAATACTATGTTCCACCCATGGTCCATGACAATATCCCTTCATCCTATAATTTCCAAGGTCCTCCTACAAGATCTGATGGTGATGCCTCTACATCAGCTAGCTGCAAGCGTGATTGCTCTATTTTTGAAGATGATAAGCCTGTCTTCATGTCTAGGGACGAAATTGATAGACACTCTCCATCAAGAAAAGATGGTATTGATGTACATCATGAGACACACTTGCGGTACTCCTATTGTGCCTTCCTTCAGAATCTTGGAATGCGTCTTGAGCT GCCTCAAAACATCATTGGGACAGCTATGGTTCTGTGCCACCGTTTCTTTGTTCGACAATCACATGCTTGCCATGATAGATTT TTGATTGCTACTGCTGCTCTTTTTCTTACTGCAAAGTCAGAGGAAGCTCCACGTCCTTTGAATAACATATTGAGAACATCCAGtgaaattttacataaacaagATTTTGCTTTGTTGTCCTACCGGTTTCCTGTT GATTGGTTTGAACAGTATCGGGAGCGGGTGCTTGAGGCTGAACAACTGATACTTACTACTCTAAATTTTGAACTCAATGTGCAACATCCATATGTACCTCTTACATCTGTTCTTAACAAATTAGGTCTATCAAAGACTGTTTTGGTGAATCTGGCATTAAACTTGGTCAGTGAAGG GCTTCGGAGTTCTCTGTGGCTTCAATTTAAACCCCATCATATTGCTGCTGGAGCTGCATATCTTGCTGCCAAGTTTCTGAACATGGATCTCGCAGCTTATCAGAACATCTGGCAAGAGTTCCAGACAACACCATCCATACTTCAAG CTGTCTCGCAGCAATTAATGGAGCTCTTTTAA
- the LOC100301904 gene encoding long chain acyl-CoA synthetase 6, peroxisomal encodes MDHTPAAQRRLKAIHAHLTATATADDSPSHLESNTTAGEFFSEQGYSVVLPEKLQTGKWNVYRSVRSPLQLVTKFPNHPEIGTMHDNFVRSVDTFRDYKYLGTRVRVDGTVGEYKWMTYGEAGTARSAIGSGLIYYGIQKGSSIGLYFINRPEWLIVDHACSAYSFVSVPLYDTLGPDAVKYIVSHAVVQVIFCVPETLNLLLSYLSDIPTVRLIVVVGGMDDQIPSVPSSTGVQVITYSKLLNQGRSNLQPFCPPKPDDIATICYTSGTTGTPKGAILTHGNFIASVAGSTMDEKFGPSDVYISYLPLAHIYERANQVMTVHFGIAVGFYQGDSMKLMDDIAALRPTVFCSVPRLYNRIYAGITNAVKTSGGLKERLFNAAYNAKRQALLHGKNPSPMWDRLVFNKIKEKLGGRVRFMASGASPLSPDIMEFLKICFGCRVTEGYGMTESTCVISCIDEGDKLGGHVGSPNLACEIKLVDVPEMNYTSDDQPNPRGEICVRGPLVFRGYHKDEAQTRDVIDEDGWLHTGDIGTWLPGGRLKIIDRKKNIFKLAQGEYIAPEKIENVYAKCKFVAQCFVYGDSLNASLVAVVSVDHDNLKAWAASEGIMYNDLAQLCNDPKARAAVLAEMDAAGREAQLRGFEFVKAVTLVLEPFTLENGLLTPTFKVKRPQAKEYFAKAISDMYSELSRTDTSQKTL; translated from the exons ATGGATCACACGCCTGCTGCGCAACGTCGTCTCAAAGCCATTCACGCCCACCTCACCGCTACCGCCACCGCCGATGACTCTCCCTCCCACCTCGAATCCAACACCACCGCCGGCGAGTTCTTCTCCG AACAAGGGTATAGTGTTGTACTCCCAGAGAAATTACAAACAGGAAAGTGGAACGTTTACAG ATCTGTACGATCTCCTCTGCAGCTGGTGACCAAGTTTCCTAATCATCCTGAAATTGGTACCATGCATGATAATTTTGT GCGTTCAGTTGACACCTTTCGAGACTACAAATATCTGGGAACACGTGTCCGTGTTGATGGAACTGTTGGGGA GTACAAATGGATGACATATGGAGAAGCAGGTACGGCCCGGTCAGCAATAGGTTCTGGTTTGATTTATTATGGAATCCAAAAG GGCTCCAGTATTGGGTTGTATTTTATTAACAGACCTGAGTGGCTCATTGTTGATCATGCTTGCTCTGCATACTCATTTGTATCAGTGCCTCTGTATGATACTCTTG GTCCTGATGCTGTCAAGTATATTGTTAGTCATGCTGTTGTGCAAGTTATATTCTGTGTACCTGAAACATTAAATTTA TTGCTGAGCTACTTGTCTGATATTCCAACCGTACGTCTAATTGTG GTAGTTGGAGGTATGGATGATCAAATTCCATCAGTTCCTTCATCAACTGGAGTTCAGGTTATTACATATTCAAAGCTACTTAATCAG GGACGTAGCAACCTTCAGCCCTTTTGTCCACCAAAACCTGATGACATTGCAACCATTTGCTACACAAGTGGTACAACTGGAACCCCAAAA GGTGCTATCTTGACCCATGGAAACTTTATTGCAAGTGTTGCTGGGAGTACTATGGACGAGAAATTCGGTCCTTCTGATGT TTATATATCCTATCTCCCTTTGGCACACATTTATGAGCGAGCAAACCAGGTCATGACAGTACATTTTGGCATTGCAGTGGGATTCTACCAGGGG GATAGTATGAAATTAATGGATGACATAGCTGCTCTAAGACCTACTGTCTTTTGTAGTGTTCCTCGGCTATATAACAGAATATATGCTGG tattaCTAATGCTGTTAAAACATCTGGTGGTCTGAAGGAGAGACTATTTAATGCTGCCTACAATGCTAAAAGGCAGGCTTTATTGCATG gGAAGAACCCATCTCCAATGTGGGACAGATTAGTTTTCaacaagataaaagaaaagcttGGAGGACGAGTTCGGTTTATGGCATCAGGTGCCTCACCTTTATCACCTGATATCATGGAATTTTTAAAGAT TTGCTTTGGTTGTCGAGTGACTGAAGGATACGGAATGACAGAGAGTACTTGTGTTATAAGCTGCATCGATGAGGGTGACAAACTTGGTGGTCATGTAGGCTCTCCTAATCTAGCCTGTG AGATAAAACTAGTGGATGTTCCAGAAATGAACTATACATCTGATGATCAGCCCAATCCCCGTGGTGAAATTTGTGTCAGGGGTCCCCTTGTTTTTCGAGGTTATCACAAAGATGAAGCCCAGAC GAGAGATGTCATTGATGAAGACGGATGGCTACATACTGGAGATATTGGGACATGGTTACCTGGTGGTCGTCTCAAAATTATTGATAG GAAGAAGAATATCTTTAAGTTGGCACAAGGGGAGTACATTGCTCCTGAGAAGATTGAAAACGTATATGCCAAATGCAAATTTGTGGCGCAATGCTTTGTATATG gtGATAGCCTAAATGCTTCTTTGGTAGCTGTTGTCTCTGTGGATCATGATAACTTGAAAGCATGGGCTGCTTCAGAAGGAATAATG TATAATGATTTAGCACAACTTTGCAATGATCCAAAAGCAAGGGCAGCTGTCTTGGCTGAGATGGATGCTGCCGGACGAGAGGCTCAG CTGAGAGGTTTTGAATTCGTAAAAGCGGTCACTTTGGTGCTCGAACCATTTACGTTGGAAAATGGCCTGTTGACTCCGACATTCAAG GTTAAGAGGCCTCAAGCGAAGGAATATTTCGCAAAAGCAATATCTGATATGTACAGTGAGCTCTCAAGAACTGATACTTCTCAGAAAACGTTGTGA
- the LOC100306029 gene encoding uncharacterized protein LOC100306029 (The RefSeq protein has 1 substitution compared to this genomic sequence), whose protein sequence is MTLVERVVVLFIVMTIVKVSYAAVYKVGDSAGWTTLDTIDYRKWAATKNFQIGDTIIFEYNAKFHNVMRVTHAMYKTCNASSPIATFTTGKDSINITNHGHHFFFCGVPGHCQAGQKVDINVLKVSAEAPTPSGSALASPTVQASTVPAPSPSNATPLISLNGSFGLVGLAMGILSLAFSSYV, encoded by the exons ATGACTTTGGTAGAGAGAGTTGTGGTTTTGTTTATAGTGATGACAATTGTGAAGGTTTCATATGCAGCTGTATACAAGGTTGGAGACTCTGCTGGTTGGACTACCCTTGGCACCATAGACTACAGAAAATGGGCTGCTACCAAGAACTTCCAAATTGGTGACACTATCA TATTCGAATACAATGCCAAATTCCACAATGTGATGCGAGTGACGCATGCCATGTACAAGACATGCAACGCATCATCTCCTATTGCTACCTTCACAACTGGCAAAGACTCCATCAACATAACCAATCATGGTCACCACTTCTTCTTCTGTGGCGTCCCTGGCCACTGCCAAGCAGGACAGAAGGTTGATATTAACGTGCTCAAGGTTTCTGCAGAAGCACCTACTCCTTCAGGTTCAGCTTTGGCCTCTCCAACCGTTCAAGCTTCCACTGTGCCCGCACCTTCTCCTAGCAATGCTACCCCATTGATTTCTCTAAATGGATCTTTTGGTTTGGTGGGTTTGGCCATGGGAATCCTTTCACTTGCTTTCTCTAGCTATGTCTAA